Proteins encoded together in one Impatiens glandulifera chromosome 1, dImpGla2.1, whole genome shotgun sequence window:
- the LOC124921244 gene encoding cytochrome b5-like, with the protein MGLGSDDDHMNVLSFADVSSHNDSKDCWLIINSRVYDVTKFLVDHPGGEEVLLEAAGKDASEGFEEAGHGSAARLMLDEFYVGEVDPSVVTASTTATFSSIHDLHSPSSSSSTGTSTITMMLLALSLGFFAILSNVNSSKLIEMVSVDEIRDALFSMKGDKSPGMMDSTSLSSRPTGTLSD; encoded by the exons ATGGGATTAGGAAGCgatgatgatcatatgaacGTGCTGAGTTTTGCAGATGTGTCTTCGCACAATGATTCCAAAGATTGCTGGCTCATCATCAATTCAAGG GTGTACGATGTGACAAAGTTTTTAGTGGACCATCCTGGTGGTGAGGAGGTTTTGTTGGAGGCAGCAG GGAAGGATGCAAGTGAAGGGTTTGAGGAAGCCGGGCATGGCAGTGCAGCCAGACTCATGTTAGACGAGTTCTACGTCGGAGAAGTAGATCCATCAGTAGTAACCGCCTCCACCACGGCCACTTTTTCTTCAATACATGATCTTCACtccccatcatcatcatcatcgactGGGACATCAACGATAACAATGATGCTTTTGGCTTTAAGTTTGGGATTCTTTGCCATTT TGAGCAATGTTAACAGTAGTAAGCTCATTGAGATGGTTAGTGTCGACGAGATCAGAGACGCCCTTTTTAGCATGAAAGGTGACAAAAGCCCTGGCATGATGGATTCAACGTCACTTTCTTCAAGGCCAACTGGAACATTGTCAGACTAG